Within Geovibrio ferrireducens, the genomic segment TGAATGAAAGAAATTTTTCAGTTTACGATATTTTCGGAGCCACATACAGGCCTCTGGATGATGCTCTGGGGCAGGTTGATCTTGTTTTTGTTGCAAATGGAAGCGTATTGAGAGAAACACACCATTATGCATCCTTTGAACAACGCAAAACATTGACCGCCGAAAGAGTAAGGAAACTTAATCCAAATATATAAAAAGGTTTGATATATGGACAGAGCAACAGCATTGATCAGAGAAAAAATTAAGAAATGTGACGGCATATATGAAAAGCTCTCCGTTCTCAAGGGAGCATACACCGGAAAAACGGCGTACATTCTGACCTGCGGGCCCTCTTTCGGGAACTACACTGCTGATTACCTTCGCAAGAGGCTAAAAGACGAACTCGTTGTCTCTGTGAAGCAAACTTATGATACTGTTGGGGATATTGCTGATTTTCATTTGCTAAACTCATGGAATTATAAAAAATATGACTACGCAGAACCACGCCCAATTTTGCTGGCGGAAAAGCATCCTGTAGACCCGGAGACCCCTTTTTTATTACCTGATCTTCTTTTCCCCCTGATTAATGCTGGTAGCGATTTGCCTCTTGAAGAAAAACTCCAGAAGAGACTGTGCGTTGCACAGAATTTTGAAGACTACCTGTTTGAAAAAACAATAAACCGCCCTCTTGGTCCCGGAATTGTCTATGAATTGGGTTTTTATCTGGCTGTCCATTTGGGAGTCAGTAAAATCATCATTGCCGGCTGGGACATAGGTATACCTGATTCGCAGATAATGCCCCATTTCTACAAAGAGGGTGAACACCTGATGCTCAATAAACTGCCATCAAATTTACTGAGAAAAGGTAAGCTCGTGACTTTGCAGCCCGGCGGAAAGAGCATTGTCAGAGATCTGGAAGATTCGGATCTTAAACTGATAAATACTCCCGGTTTTTATGATGATGAAGTGGAGAAAATTGCGGCCTCAACATCAGCGATGTATAAATGGCTTCTTTCAAAGGGTATTGAGCTTGAAATAGTTTCAGACCGCTCCCTTGCTTCTGATGAAATTCCGAGAAGTTTGCTTTAATTATTCGGAGAGTGTTTTCTGATGACTGACAGCCCCTTTATTTCCGTTCTTATCAACAACTACAACTACGGTCGCTTCATCGCTCAGTGCGTGGAGAGCGTACTGAACCAGACTTACGGTAATTTTGAGCTTATAATTGTGGATGACGGTTCAAAAGATGATTCAGTAAGCGTGATAGATTCCTTCTCTGATCCGCGCATAATAAAGATATTCAAGGAAAACGGCGGGCAGGCCTCCGCCTTTAACGCAGGTTTTGAGGCATCAAGGGGCGATATAATCGCCTTCTTAGACAGTGATGACTGGTGGATGCCCCACAAGCTTGAGACAATTGTTAAATGGGACAGGCTGTTGGATGGCAATCATGCTTTCCTTCAGCATATGGTGGATGTATGGGAAGACGGAAAAGTTTCTCCGCTATACCCGACACTCTATTCGGGAAATATTCTTAATCATTATATAGAGAAAAGAGAACCTGTGCATTTTGTAGGTACATCAGGGCTATGTTTCAGAAGGGAGATTCTGAATAAGGTTATGCCTGTTCCGCAGCAGTTTAGAATCAGCGCAGATGGATTTCTCACCCGAACTTCTATTGTTTTCGGAAACGTCATCTCTATACCGGAATCTCTGGGCTATTACCGCAAGCATTCAAATGCCGTGTTCGGAAATACAGACCATAACAGAAATAGTTTCAGAGAAACTATTCTTTTTCCATCACTCAATGAGTTTTACAAAAAAGAGCGTATTGATTATCTATTTGGAGAGCAGATGCTCCCGAAAAGCACTGAGGCGGTATTTTTCCTCTCTATTCTGCGGCTCATGCTGAAACTCAGGCTGGATAAAATAACCGAAACCTACCATAGGATTGCAGTATTCGGTGCAGGGCGTCATACCGAGTGGATCTGTGATTTTCTTCAGGAATACAAAAAAGAGAATGTGACAGCAGTTCTGGATGATAATCCGGATCCTGTAAAAAGATTCTGGGGTATTCCTGCTGAAAAAGCTGAAAAATGGAACACATCTAACGCTGATGCAATAATCCTTTCGTCCGACTGTAAGCAGGATTTTTTTGCAAAAAGGTGTAAAGAACTGTATGGGGATGCTCTGCCGTTGATAGATTTATACGATGGTCTGCCCCAAGGGCCATACCCGAAATAAACTATGCCGGAGATTGTATGGCAGACAAATCGATTTTCAACATAAAAAAACTAAGCCTGCCCATCAGCAGTGACCTCCGTGCGTCTGCGGCTATAGTTCCCTTAATGGAGAAGCATTTCGGCAATAAAAAGGTCAGGATACTTGAAATAGGCGTTTTTAAGGCAGGCCTGACCAAGGTATTTGCTGAATCTTCTCTTAATATTGAAGCTTACGATGGTGTTGACCCGTATCTTGGCTCTAAGGATGATCCTTATACCGGTTTGTACTGGGGAAATGCTTTAGAGGCCGAGTCGGTATATAAAAAAGCAAAAGAATACTACGATAACCAAGGATTCAGTCTTCATAGAATGACTTCTTCCGAATATTTTGACAATTTTTTTGGCAAAATGGAATATGATATAATTTATGTTGATGGGGATCATAGTTTTGAGTATGCGCTTTATGATTTTGAAGAATTTGTTCATATGCTCACGGAAGGTGGTGTTTTCCTTATAGATAACTATGCAAGTGCCGGAACACCGGGAGTTACAAAAGCAGTAAATGAATTCATCCACAGTTACAGAGATGTGATTGAAAATATAGGCTATTATCTAAACGAGTTTCAGAATCCGGGCAAATATGTTCCGGTGTCACAGACGACAGTTTACTTAACTGTAAACAAGAATCTGCTTGAATCACAGAAACCCATAAGCTCCAAGCGCTATTATCTATCATCTTTTTTAAGGGAACTTGCCGTGAATCAAGGCATCAGACGCTTGGCGATATTTGGTGCCGGAAGACACACTGAATGGCTGGCAAGGCTCAGGACATCATCAGTGAGACCTGACATCGTCGCAGTGCTGGATGACAATCCTGACGAAACAAAAATGTTTTTCGGAAAAAAACCGATGAAGGCGGATCTTTTCAACCCTTCGGATGCTGATGCGATTCTGCTTTCAACAGATGTAAACCACACAGTATTCAGGGAAAGATGCATCAGACTTTACGGTGATGCACTGCCGCTGTTAAGTTTATACAATGATTTCCCTCTGCCTCAGAAGAAGCCTAAGCACCGTCCGGTGGAATACAGCGGTGAGAAAAACATTTCCCCCGTTTTGCCTTCCCTGACAGATTCATGCGCTGAAAGAATTATTTGGGCAGGTTTTTACAACAGATCATCAGATAAGAATAAATTTATGGAATCAGTTATAGTCCATTCGGACTCATCGCATTACTTATTGCTCAACTTAGCATTAAATTCTCCTGATATTGATTTGCCCAATGCTTTTGTTTTTAACGCACCTGAAACTGTGACAAAGTGCACTGAGCGAAGCTCAACGGTGGATCTTCCTGAAAACAGGAATATCAGGTATACTCTTGAAACCTATGCTGTACATCTTAAATATACACTCGAAGAGAACCACGACATCAGTTATGAACAGGCGCTTTCCGCTGTTGGGCAGATGTTCAGCTATACACTGAATATGCTGGAAAGCTATAAACCCGATATAGCAGTTATATGGAATGAGTTTCATCCTCTCTTCAAAGTAGTGAAACTGGCCTGTGATTTTACCGGTACAAAAACTGTCTATATGGAATTTGGCTGTCTGCCCGGAACTTTTCAGTTTGATATTCAGGGGCAGATGGGGGAAAGCTGGGTAGCCCTTAACACTGAGGCTTTCAACAGCCTGCATGTAGATGAGGCTGACTGCATAAAAGCAGTTAAGGCTGTTGAATGTATAAAGAACACTGAAATGAACCGTGCGAAGCAGCCAAAAAAAGGTAGGCTCGACAGGATGCTTGAAGGGATAGACCAAAAAATAGTTTTTGTCGCTGGTCATAATGATTACAGTTCCGGAATATTCCCTTATGACATAGCTGCGTCCACTTTCCATTCCCCGTTTTACCGCAGTTCAGCCCATCTGTTTGAAGATATGGCGCAAAGAGCGGAGTTGAACGGGTGGTTCATGGTATTTAAGCCACATCCTTATGCCAAAAGTCACCTGCCTGAGTCACTCAGGACTGAGCATTACATCATAGTTGATGATGTAAATGTGGAAGAATGTATTGATATTGCAGATGTCACGTTGACTGTTCTGTCGCAGATGTCATATATGGCGCTGACCAGAGGGAAGCCTGTGGTTATGACAGGCTATAACCAGCTTAGGGATAAGGGCTGCTGTTACGAGGCATTCAGGGCGGAAGATATTGACAGTGTCATTAACAGCGCCCTGATATACGGTTTTACAGATTTAATGAAGGAAAACTGGATAAAACATGCGGCCAGACTTCTGAAGTATTGCCTGTATTCTGATAATGAAGCATTATATGCTCTGCCCTCTGAAATATTTGCGAAGAGAATTCAGGCTCTTGCCCGGCATAAAATGACCGATATTGAAATCATTAAACAAGAAATATAACAGTACTTTGAGGCAATAAGAAAGGAGCCGATATAATGAATAGCTTCATCTTTGAAAATTCGCCGTTCCTGAAGTTGAATGTATATGTGTGATAAATCAATTTTTAATATAGAAGAACTCTGTTCTCCGTCAAAGCCTTCCGAAGGGGCACGGGCTCCGGCAGGAATAGTCTCAGTGATGGAGAAATACTTCAGAGGAAATGAAGTGCGAATATTGGAAATAGGCGTTTTTAAGGCAGGGTTGACAAAGCTTTTTGCCAGTTCTTCCCTCAATATAATCAGCTATGACGGTGTTGATCCCTATCTTGGTTCAGATGATGATCCGTACACCGGAGCATACTGGGATTCATCATCGGATGCTGATAAAATCTATTTATCTGCAAAGAAATACTACGACAGCAAAGGCTACAGCCTTCACCGGATGACTTCTGCCGAATATTTTGATTCAGCGTACAAAAGCAAAGAATACGACATCATATACGTGGACGGTGATCACCGGATGTATTATGCCATGCAGGATATGGAAGAATACATTCATCTGTTGGCAGAAAACGGGATTATGCTTGTGGATGATTATGGTAATGTGGATACTCCCGAAGTTACTCATGCGCTGAACAGGTTTATAGACAACCGCAGAGACGTAATAAAGGAAATAGGTTATTACATCAGCCCTTTTCAGAATGTTGGCAAATATATACCCGTTTCACAGACAACAGTTTACTTCACTGCGGATAAAGGCAGACTTAATAGCGGCTTTGTGTCCAAACGCTATAATGTTTCCGAAGCTCTGAAAAAGCTGGTGAATGAGGACGGGATAAAAAGGATAGCACTGTTCGGTGCCGGCAGACATACCGAATGGATGAATGATGTGTTTGGAAAACTGAATATGCCGTGTATTGCAGCGGTTTTGGACGATTATCCTGATAAAACGAAGAACTTCTGGGGGCTTACTCCGGTGAAGGCTTCTGAGTGGGACACCACACAGGCGGATGCTATAATTCTTTCGTCCGACTGCAAGCAGGAAATGATGCGTAAAAGATGCAGGGAACTTTTCGGGGATGCTCTGCCGTTGATAGATTTATACGAAGGTCTGCCAACAGGACCTTACCCGAAATGAAGTCGGAGAATGATAATGAGTAATTTCACCGCAGTCTATATAAACAAGCTGATTAAACTGCTCGATTCCGCCGATACAGAAGCGGTTAACAGAATTATTGAGCTTCTTGACGGGCTTGATCCCTTTGAGAACACTGTCTATTTCATGGGCAACGGAGGGAGCGCCGCCACGGCTTCCCATTTTGCAACGGATCTGGGGGTGGGGCTGAAGCTCAGGGGCATAAAAAATTTCAGTGTCATGTGCCTTTCCGATAATATCCCGGCGGTTACGGCTATTTCAAACGATGTGGGCTACGACAACATATTCTACGCCCAGCTAAAAAACCGCCTTAAAAAAGGGGATGTGCTGGTAGCCATCTCCGCCAGCGGCAATTCCCCGAACATAGTGAAGGCCGCCGAATACGCACGGAGTTTAGGAGCACGGATAATCGGCTGCACAGGGTTTGACGGCGGGAAATTAAGGGAACTGTCCGACATAAGCTTTCACGTGCAGACCGAAAAAGGGGAGTACGGCCTTGTGGAAGACATGCACATGATACTTGATCACATAATTTATTCCTACTTTGTGGCAACGAAGGAAGGGGCATCCACCAAGTACACTCTGGAGTAGTGATGATAAAAGCGGGCATGGCCGGATTCGGCAAAATGGGCAGAATAAGGGCGGCGGAGATAGCAAAAAACAGACAGATCACCCTTGCGGCCGTGTATGATATAGACAAAAATATCCTCCCTGCGGACGTGCACATCTGCGATGACTTCGACTGCCTTCTGGAACAGGATATAGACTCGGTTTTCATCTGCACCTACAACAACGTGACAGCGGAATACACCAAAAAGGCGCTGCTTGCCGGAAAGCATGTTTTCTGTGAAAAGCCCCCGGCGACAACCTACTCCGAACTGAAAGAGGTGGAGGAGGTTGCGAAGAGCTCCGGCCTCGTGCTGAAATACGGCTTTAACCACCGCTTCCACTACTCCGTTATAAAAGCAAAGGAGATAATAGATTCCGGCAGCTACGGGCGTATTCTCTGGATGCGCGGTGTTTACGGCAAGGCGGGCAGCATAGATTACGACAAAAACTGGCGCAACTACCGCAAGTACAGCGGCGGCGGAATCCTGATTGATCAGGGCATACACATGCTTGATCTGATGCTCCATTTCGCGGGGGAGCCGTTCACGAAGATAAACAGCTTTGTCACCAGCCTTTACTGGAAGGTGGAGGCGGAGGACAACGCATTTGCCATAATGCAGACCGATAAAAGCGTAACAGCCATGCTTCACTCCTCCGCAACCCAGTGGCGGCATAAATTCCTCCTTGAGATATGCCTTGAGGACGGTTTCGTGAATCTAGACGGCATTCTTTCCGCCACACGCAGCTATGCTCCTGAAAAACTTGTTACCGGGCGCAGGGAGTTTGAGGATGTCACCTTCGCCATGGGCAAGCCCAAAGAGGAGACCACATGGTTTGAGTATGACGATTCGTGGAAGCTTGAACTTGAGGACTTCATAAGTGCAGTCGCGGAGGGCGCTCCCCTTAAACACGGCAGCATAGATGAGGCGCTGGGCGTCATGGAGCTTGTGGACAGGATATACAGAAACTCCGGTGTGTGTGATGCCCACTGAGACAGGGGTTACAACCGTTGCTTTCAGCAAGTGCGAATATCTCCGCAGAAAAGCGGAGGAGATGTTCGGTGGGGTGATATTCAACCCCTTCGGGCGCAGACTGACGTTTGAAGAACTGACAGAGATTTACAGAGACTGTACGGCGCTGATCGTCGGTCTGGACAAAATAGACGGAAAAACGCTCAAGGCACTGCCGAAACTTAAGGCTGTTGCCAAGTACGGTGTGGGGCTTGATAATATAGACCTTGCCGCATGCGCAGAACGAGGTGTGCAGGTTTTCGGCGCGGAGGGAGTAAACAGACGTTCCGTGGCGGAGCTTGTGCTTGGGTTCATGCTGGGGCATATGCGCAATATTTTTGCCTCATCCCTGAGAATGCGCGGCGGAGATTGGGTAAAAAACGGCGGGTGTGAGCTCTCCGGCAAAACAGTGGGGATAATAGGCACGGGAAACATCGGGCGTGAAGTCGTGATGCTGCTTAAGCCTTTCGGGTGCAGGATTCTCTGCAATGACATACTCCCGATTGATGACTTCTGTGCGGCAAACGGCGCACTGCCAGCCTCAAAGGAGGAGATTTTCCGCAGTGCGGATGTCGTCTCCCTCCATGTGCCGCTGACGGCGGAAACAAGGAATATGATAAATGAACAGGCGCTGAGACTGATGAAGCCCTCTGCACTTCTTATAAACACTTCCCGCGGCGGCGTGGTTGACACGGATGCTGTGAAGACAGCGTTGAAAGAAAACCGCCTCGGCGGAGCCTGTTTTGATGTTTACGATACAGAGCCGTTTTATGATGTGGAGCTCTGCGGCATGGAAAACGTGGTCTGCACGCCGCACATAGGCGGCAACTCCGAAGAGGCTGTGAGGGCAATGGGCGAAGCGGCGCTGAGAGCCCTCAGCGGGTGCAGAGGTGTTTGACGAAAGGCGTGCCGGAAGCTTCATACGCAGCGCAGGCAGGGAAGCTCTGACTGCGGGGAGCGAATGCCTGTCCGATTCGGGCAGGGATATAAAGCTTAACACAGATACGGAGCTCCATGAAAAACTGAGCATGTTCCTCACGGATTTCACCGGGCTTCCCGTCCTCTCCGAAGAGGGGGAGCAGCCTGATTATACATCGGTGCAGGGGTCATTCTGGATACTCGATCCGCTGGACGGATCATATAATTTTCACCGAGGGCTGCCCCATGCGGCTGTGTCGGTTTCACTGTGGAAAAGCTGTGTGCCGCAGGTGTCGTATGTGTATGACATTTTCAGGGATACGCTGTATTATGCCGGAACAGGGGGCGGATGCTTCGCAGACGGCGAGAAGATACAGTGCAGTGACGCTGATTCTGCGGAAAAGGCCGCTGTTGCTTCCGGATTCTCTGTGTACAGAGATTATTCAGATGAAGAAATGCTGAAAGACATAGTGTTCTTAAAGCGGTTTAAAAAGGTAAGATTCATAGGCAGTGCGGCGCTTTCCCTCGCTTACGTGGCGGAAGGCAGGCTGGACGCTTATTTTGAGACAGATATAGGCATATGGGATGTGGCGGCCGGGCTCGGTCTGGTTAAGGCCGCAGGCGGAACCTACAGGATTGAGAAAGGGAGCGCCCCGAACAGAGTTACGGTTTTTGCTCACAACGGAAGGCTTGATTTATGAAAGTAATCTGTATGATACCCGCAAGGCTCGGCAGCCAGAGACTGAAACAGAAAAATCTGCGCACCTTAAACGGTGTGCCGCTGTTTGCTCTTGCAGTGCGCAAGGCTCTTTCCGCAGGGGTATTTGATGAGGTGTGGGCAAACACGGAGAGTGATGAACTCGGCAGGCTTGCCCTGAGTGAGGGGGCGCAGTTTCACAAAAGGCCTGAGAAACTGGCGGACAATACCGCCACCAGCGAGGACTTTGTTTATGAATTTTTCTCCCGCCACGAGTGTGATTACGTTGTGCAGCTTCATTCCATAGCCCCTCTTCTCTCCGTTGAGGAGATAAAAGGATTCACGGAGCTTCTCACTGAAAGCGGATGCGATACTCTGCTGAGTGTGGAGGAGATCATTCTGGAGTGCCTGTTTGACGGCAGTCCGGTTAATTTTACATTTGCAAGAAAGGAAAACTCGCAGGACCTTAAACCCGTGGAGAAAATAGCGTGGAGCATAACAGGCTGGAAACGGGAAACATATATGAAAGCATACGAAAGCGGAGGCTGCGGAACCTATTCCGGCGATGTGAAAAGCTTTCCGCTGAAAAAATACTCCGCACACGTTATAAAAACCGAGGAAGATCTGAGAATAGCCGAAACCCTGTACTCTCTCACGGAAGGGATAAATGGCTGAGTACGCCGTTTTCGGAACAGGCAGAGCCGCGGAAAACGCTCTTAAATGGGCGAAGGGAGCCGGGTATAAGGTTACCTGCATTGTTGATGATTTCGCCGAAGGTGAGTTCAGAGGGATAAAGACAGCAGGCTGGGCTGAGTTCCTGAAAACCCAGAACCGCTTTTCCGCACTGATCACCGGACGAGGGCAGAAAGGGAATATCCACAGCCGCACAGGGGTCTTCATCCCCGTGATAACAGCGCCTATGGCAGAGCTCCCCGCAGGTTTTGACCCCGCCGCAAACACAGGGCGGCTTCTCTCGTTCAGAAACGCCCACAAAGGGGAGAGATGCTTCATAGTGGGCAACGGACCCGGCCTGACTGCCGGAGCCCTTGATATGATCCGAAGTGAAATATGCTTCGCCTCCAATAAAATATATCTCATTTACGAACAGACAGAATGGAGACCGTCCTACTACTTTGTTGAGGATTATCTCGTGGCGGAGAACTGCTGTGATGTGATAAACTCATTAAAATGCAGTAAGTTTTTTGAATACGGCGTTGCGGATAAGCTTGAAGCTGACGGCAGTACGTGCTTTTACGGATATACCGACCTGCCGTTTTCCCATGACATAATTCACGGAGTGGCCGGCGGGAGCAGTGTTACCGCTTCCCAGCTGCAGTTTGCAAAGTATATGGGATTTAAGGAAGTTTATTTTATCGGGATGGATTTCAGTTTCAGTGTTCCCGCCGGATGCAAAGGCGGTGTCATAGAAAGCGCGGGTGAGTGCAACCATTTTCATCCTGCCTACCGGAAAAAAGGGGAGAAGTGGACTTATCCCGATCTCGAAAAGCAGAAGGCATTTTTCGACTATGTGAGAGAGAATATAACAGAAGATGATTTCAGGGTTTTCAACGCATCAGCAAGGACTATGCTGGATTCGTTCCCGAAAATTTCCCTGAATGAACTGCTTAAGGATATATAATGAGCGGCAGACCGTTTATTTCCGTTATTCTGAATAACTACAACTATGGCAGATATATTGAGGATGCTGTGCGCTCCGTTCTGGGACAGACATTCAGGGACTTTGAGCTTATCATTGTCGATGACGGTTCGGTGGATGATTCCCGCGCGGCAGCGGAAAGACTTGCGGCGGAGGATTCCCGCATATCGCTGGTGTTCAAGGAAAACGGCGGTCAGGCATCCGCATTTAACGCAGGCGTGAACGCCTCATGCGGCGAGGTGCTGTGCTTTCTGGACAGTGATGACATGTACACGTCCGATAAGCTTGAGGAAACTGCAAAGGCTCACAGAGAAGGCGCGGAATATATATACACCGACCATCAGGCGGCGGATGCGCAGGGCAGACCTGTGGAGGACAGCCTCAAGCGGTATCCCTACTGCGGCTGGAACATATTCCCGGTCTTTTATCTGTCAAAATATCCGGGAAATGTCACCTCCACCCTTTCTGTGTCGAGGAAACTGGCAGAAAAAATCTTCCCGGTGAATGAGGCTGACTGGCGCATTCAGGCGGACGACACCATAGTTTTTCAGGCGGCTTTTCTCGCCAAGTCGTTGTATATTAATAAAAAACTTACGCTGTACCGTCTGCACGGCGGCAACGGCTACTACGGTAAAAAACATTCCGAGGACTTCAAGTATACGCTTCTGCGCAAGCGGAACACTCTCAAGGATGAGGCGCTGAAAAAGGCGGGAATAAGCGGGACTTTTCTTAACAACGGCTGGAACCTTCTGTCCGAATTCCGCACCCATGAGCACATGGATAAGGGACTTCTGGAGCTCTACCGCCACATACTCTGGTACTGCATGGATATGCCTCTTCTCGGTAAAATAAAGACCGACAAAGAGCTTAAGCACATATTCAGGAGCCATGTGAGGTGAGGAGATATTCTGTTACAAGAGAACGGACTCTCACAAAGCGGGGTGTGGTCTGGCTGGGGCAGACATGCAATCTCAAATGCCATTTCTGCTATTTTATAAATAAAATCAGTGATAAAACTCATCCTGAAAACAGATTTATGAGCTACGACAAGGCTCTGCGTATATGCCGCACTCTGAGAGAGGTTTACGGCAACACTGCTGTGGACATTCAAGGCGGTGAGCCGACAATCTACCCTGAAATATTTGATCTTGTTAAAGAATGCTCTTCCATGGGGCTTGCTCCGTCCCTTATCACAAACGGAATCAGGCTTGCGTCAAAAGCCGAGTGCGGGAGATACAGGGATGCCGGCATAAATGATTTTCTGATCAGCGTCCACGGATTAGGGAATGCCTATGACGAGGCAGTAGGCGTGAAAGGGAGCAGCAAAAAGCAGCTTAAAGCTATTGAAAACCTCAATGAGGCAGGCATACCCTTCCGTTTTAACTGTACCCTTACAAAAACCGCTGTGGCGGATTTGAAAGGCATAACAGAGCTGGCTCTTTCATCCGGAGCATCGGTAGTGAACTTCATAGCCTTTAACCCGTTTTCTGATCAGATGGAGGAGGGAAGGAGAAGCAGCGGAAATGTCCCCTCTTACAGTATGCTTAAGCCGATTCTGGCTGAAGCTGCTGACCGCCTTGAAACCGGAGGAATTGAGGTTAATGTGCGCTACCTACCTATGTGTACGGCGGAGCGGAGACATCTTAAAAACTTTTACAACTTCCAGCAGTTAAGCTATGATCATCATGAATGGGACTTCAACTCATGGACATGGACAACAAGGATGAACCAGAAGTCGGACAGCCCTGAGCTTGATACGCCTATCCCCATACTGCTGTACGGCATAGATGAATACAACGGTATTTCCTTCGGTAAAACCTCCGTGCACGGTACAAGGGAGCATTATCTTAAGGATATTGACCTCTACACCCACCTGCTGAAGCTTTTCAGCGCTGATATTCCGAGAGATGTTCTTTACAGACAGAATGCCAGACTGAGAGGAGAGAAGCACAAGGAATACATTTTTCCCGAAGAATGCGCCGGATGCTCGCTCCGAAGAATATGCGACGGCTTCCACTGTGACTACGCATCCATATACGGCGTTTCGGAGGCGAAGGCGTGGAAGCTTGGTGAAGACATAGACGATCCCGGACATTTTATAAAAGAGCAGGAGAAAATAATTGGTTGAGAAAACGTTAGCCGCAGTTCAGGCGCATACGGATGAAAAGCTTTCTATCGGCAGCGCAAAAATGCCGCTGGTCTCAGTTATCATCACCAGCTTTAACTATGAAAAATACCTGCGGGAATGTGTGGATTCATGCCTTAATCAGGACTATCCGCATATTCAGCTTATCATAACTGACGACTGCTCAACAGACGGCAGCAGGCGGATAATAGAGGAATATTCTGACAGAGCGGATATAGTTCAGCACCATGAGAACAAAGGGCAGCTCGCCGCCTTTTTCTCCGGGCTTGAGAGAGCAAAGGGAGAGTTTACCGTATTTGTTGATGCGGATGATTTTCTGGACAGTGACGCGGTTTCCGCTCATATATACCTTCATCTGTTCCGCAGACCGTCG encodes:
- a CDS encoding Gfo/Idh/MocA family protein, whose translation is MIKAGMAGFGKMGRIRAAEIAKNRQITLAAVYDIDKNILPADVHICDDFDCLLEQDIDSVFICTYNNVTAEYTKKALLAGKHVFCEKPPATTYSELKEVEEVAKSSGLVLKYGFNHRFHYSVIKAKEIIDSGSYGRILWMRGVYGKAGSIDYDKNWRNYRKYSGGGILIDQGIHMLDLMLHFAGEPFTKINSFVTSLYWKVEAEDNAFAIMQTDKSVTAMLHSSATQWRHKFLLEICLEDGFVNLDGILSATRSYAPEKLVTGRREFEDVTFAMGKPKEETTWFEYDDSWKLELEDFISAVAEGAPLKHGSIDEALGVMELVDRIYRNSGVCDAH
- a CDS encoding glycosyltransferase family 2 protein, whose product is MTDSPFISVLINNYNYGRFIAQCVESVLNQTYGNFELIIVDDGSKDDSVSVIDSFSDPRIIKIFKENGGQASAFNAGFEASRGDIIAFLDSDDWWMPHKLETIVKWDRLLDGNHAFLQHMVDVWEDGKVSPLYPTLYSGNILNHYIEKREPVHFVGTSGLCFRREILNKVMPVPQQFRISADGFLTRTSIVFGNVISIPESLGYYRKHSNAVFGNTDHNRNSFRETILFPSLNEFYKKERIDYLFGEQMLPKSTEAVFFLSILRLMLKLRLDKITETYHRIAVFGAGRHTEWICDFLQEYKKENVTAVLDDNPDPVKRFWGIPAEKAEKWNTSNADAIILSSDCKQDFFAKRCKELYGDALPLIDLYDGLPQGPYPK
- a CDS encoding phosphoglycerate dehydrogenase; its protein translation is MPTETGVTTVAFSKCEYLRRKAEEMFGGVIFNPFGRRLTFEELTEIYRDCTALIVGLDKIDGKTLKALPKLKAVAKYGVGLDNIDLAACAERGVQVFGAEGVNRRSVAELVLGFMLGHMRNIFASSLRMRGGDWVKNGGCELSGKTVGIIGTGNIGREVVMLLKPFGCRILCNDILPIDDFCAANGALPASKEEIFRSADVVSLHVPLTAETRNMINEQALRLMKPSALLINTSRGGVVDTDAVKTALKENRLGGACFDVYDTEPFYDVELCGMENVVCTPHIGGNSEEAVRAMGEAALRALSGCRGV
- a CDS encoding class I SAM-dependent methyltransferase, which codes for MRILEIGVFKAGLTKLFASSSLNIISYDGVDPYLGSDDDPYTGAYWDSSSDADKIYLSAKKYYDSKGYSLHRMTSAEYFDSAYKSKEYDIIYVDGDHRMYYAMQDMEEYIHLLAENGIMLVDDYGNVDTPEVTHALNRFIDNRRDVIKEIGYYISPFQNVGKYIPVSQTTVYFTADKGRLNSGFVSKRYNVSEALKKLVNEDGIKRIALFGAGRHTEWMNDVFGKLNMPCIAAVLDDYPDKTKNFWGLTPVKASEWDTTQADAIILSSDCKQEMMRKRCRELFGDALPLIDLYEGLPTGPYPK
- a CDS encoding D-sedoheptulose-7-phosphate isomerase, whose product is MSNFTAVYINKLIKLLDSADTEAVNRIIELLDGLDPFENTVYFMGNGGSAATASHFATDLGVGLKLRGIKNFSVMCLSDNIPAVTAISNDVGYDNIFYAQLKNRLKKGDVLVAISASGNSPNIVKAAEYARSLGARIIGCTGFDGGKLRELSDISFHVQTEKGEYGLVEDMHMILDHIIYSYFVATKEGASTKYTLE
- a CDS encoding class I SAM-dependent methyltransferase, which produces MADKSIFNIKKLSLPISSDLRASAAIVPLMEKHFGNKKVRILEIGVFKAGLTKVFAESSLNIEAYDGVDPYLGSKDDPYTGLYWGNALEAESVYKKAKEYYDNQGFSLHRMTSSEYFDNFFGKMEYDIIYVDGDHSFEYALYDFEEFVHMLTEGGVFLIDNYASAGTPGVTKAVNEFIHSYRDVIENIGYYLNEFQNPGKYVPVSQTTVYLTVNKNLLESQKPISSKRYYLSSFLRELAVNQGIRRLAIFGAGRHTEWLARLRTSSVRPDIVAVLDDNPDETKMFFGKKPMKADLFNPSDADAILLSTDVNHTVFRERCIRLYGDALPLLSLYNDFPLPQKKPKHRPVEYSGEKNISPVLPSLTDSCAERIIWAGFYNRSSDKNKFMESVIVHSDSSHYLLLNLALNSPDIDLPNAFVFNAPETVTKCTERSSTVDLPENRNIRYTLETYAVHLKYTLEENHDISYEQALSAVGQMFSYTLNMLESYKPDIAVIWNEFHPLFKVVKLACDFTGTKTVYMEFGCLPGTFQFDIQGQMGESWVALNTEAFNSLHVDEADCIKAVKAVECIKNTEMNRAKQPKKGRLDRMLEGIDQKIVFVAGHNDYSSGIFPYDIAASTFHSPFYRSSAHLFEDMAQRAELNGWFMVFKPHPYAKSHLPESLRTEHYIIVDDVNVEECIDIADVTLTVLSQMSYMALTRGKPVVMTGYNQLRDKGCCYEAFRAEDIDSVINSALIYGFTDLMKENWIKHAARLLKYCLYSDNEALYALPSEIFAKRIQALARHKMTDIEIIKQEI